The following proteins are encoded in a genomic region of Opitutaceae bacterium:
- a CDS encoding glycosyltransferase family 4 protein, with amino-acid sequence MKVLLINYEFPPVGGGAGNATYELARALLALGHEAVVLTSAYPGRSPDHVPNGVRLIEVPSKRARVDRASLSEMASFVWHAGLRIRRVLRDEKPDVMWAFFSIPCGPIAWWGWRATRVPYLVLLRGGDVPGNEPSLDRMHRWLRPLRHAVMRQARAVIANSDALKAASEKADPFPVSVVPNGVDTVFWHPPAEPRPALPRRYLFVGRFQPQKNIPGIFEALAQKMRNGEEFEFHLVGDGPQRADLETLARDLGLSGRITWHGWLTKEELHSQYQHCHVMINFSHYEGMSNAVLEAQACGMEVWVGTGPANPDPGLKLSNQTRTPEIGIRLGHFTLWEETAGGLLSRTSAKSSPA; translated from the coding sequence ATGAAAGTCCTGCTCATCAATTACGAGTTCCCACCCGTTGGAGGCGGGGCCGGGAATGCGACCTATGAACTTGCGCGTGCCTTGTTGGCGCTTGGACACGAGGCGGTGGTCCTCACATCGGCCTACCCCGGAAGAAGCCCGGATCATGTACCGAACGGAGTACGCCTCATTGAGGTGCCCTCGAAGCGCGCCCGGGTGGACCGCGCGTCCCTTTCCGAGATGGCGAGCTTTGTTTGGCACGCCGGCCTTCGCATTCGGCGGGTTCTGCGGGATGAAAAACCCGACGTGATGTGGGCCTTTTTCTCGATTCCGTGCGGTCCCATTGCCTGGTGGGGCTGGCGAGCGACGCGAGTTCCTTACCTCGTGCTTCTGCGCGGCGGAGACGTGCCCGGCAACGAACCCTCGCTGGACCGCATGCATCGCTGGCTGCGCCCCCTGCGGCATGCCGTCATGCGACAGGCCCGGGCGGTCATCGCAAACTCAGACGCCCTAAAGGCAGCCTCTGAAAAAGCCGATCCCTTCCCGGTCTCGGTTGTGCCCAACGGCGTTGACACCGTTTTCTGGCATCCGCCGGCCGAGCCCCGCCCTGCCCTGCCGCGGCGGTACCTCTTTGTCGGACGCTTTCAGCCGCAGAAGAACATCCCTGGAATCTTTGAGGCGCTCGCGCAGAAGATGCGAAACGGCGAGGAGTTCGAATTTCACCTCGTGGGCGACGGCCCCCAGCGCGCCGATTTGGAAACCTTGGCGAGAGATCTCGGGCTGTCCGGAAGGATCACGTGGCACGGCTGGCTTACGAAGGAGGAACTGCACTCGCAGTACCAACACTGCCACGTGATGATAAACTTTTCGCACTACGAAGGCATGTCGAACGCCGTGCTTGAGGCGCAGGCCTGCGGGATGGAGGTGTGGGTGGGGACCGGGCCTGCTAATCCAGATCCAGGTTTGAAGCTCAGCAATCAAACGCGCACTCCGGAAATTGGGATTCGTCTAGGGCATTTCACCCTTTGGGAAGAAACGGCCGGCGGTCTCTTATCACGGACATCTGCTAAATCTTCGCCAGCCTGA
- the asnB gene encoding asparagine synthase (glutamine-hydrolyzing), which yields MCGICGFVGRADGKALRAMTRALQHRGPDGEGVWSDAAGRVHFGHRRLAVVDLACGAQPMKSRDGRFTIVFNGEIYNHRELRSQLEQQGSRFATDHSDTEVLLEGYRTWGAALQERLNGMWAFALHDSDTGETFLSRDRFGKKPLFYFERNGTFAFASELSALLLHPDAPGKRDIDERALQKYYAYGYIPAPLTLIRGVHKLPGGHSVTLAPAGVGSRSREWWRFVLEPENTPVDERLLDEELRHHLARAVGRRLIADVPVGVFLSGGVDSSAVAAFASTQLAKGSLSTFTIGFEEPSFDESAHAAQVAAHLNTRHQLRTLSMEKARTLLPEIASKLDEPMADSSLLPTHLLSGFAREQVTVALSGDGADELFAGYDPFLALRHAATYRRWMPRALHPAIAWAAGRLPVSHRNMSLDFKLKRTLRGLGVAESLQLPVWMAPVPPEALSELLGRSLDSEDVFSEAIQAWERSQGLDPVDRTVQFYSDLYLRDDILTKVDRASMMHGLEVRSPFLDKDVVDFARRLPSRLKCDGKQTKVLLKRALAPLLPAATLTRAKKGFGVPIGAWFKTGALTLEPAKAWNPRFAAARLAEHCAGRADERAYLWCEWVLSAWRGAQ from the coding sequence ATGTGCGGCATCTGTGGCTTTGTCGGACGGGCGGATGGAAAGGCCCTTCGCGCAATGACGCGCGCCCTGCAGCATCGCGGACCTGACGGCGAAGGCGTTTGGAGCGATGCCGCGGGACGGGTGCATTTTGGACACCGCCGTCTTGCCGTCGTTGACCTCGCCTGCGGGGCCCAGCCGATGAAGTCCCGGGATGGACGCTTCACAATCGTCTTCAACGGCGAGATCTACAACCATCGCGAACTACGCTCGCAGTTGGAGCAGCAGGGATCGCGGTTCGCAACCGACCATTCGGATACGGAAGTGTTGCTCGAAGGGTATCGCACTTGGGGTGCCGCGCTCCAAGAACGCTTGAACGGCATGTGGGCCTTCGCCCTGCACGACAGCGACACTGGCGAGACCTTCCTCAGTCGTGATCGATTTGGCAAAAAACCCCTTTTCTACTTCGAAAGAAATGGCACATTTGCCTTCGCCTCGGAGTTGAGCGCGCTTCTCCTGCACCCCGACGCGCCGGGGAAGAGGGACATCGACGAGCGTGCGCTCCAGAAGTACTATGCCTACGGGTACATTCCGGCCCCTCTGACGCTGATCCGTGGCGTGCACAAGCTGCCGGGCGGGCATTCCGTGACCCTGGCGCCTGCAGGCGTGGGTTCCCGGTCGCGGGAGTGGTGGCGGTTCGTGTTGGAACCTGAAAACACCCCTGTGGACGAGAGGCTGCTGGACGAGGAACTGCGGCACCATCTCGCCCGCGCGGTGGGGAGGCGTCTGATTGCAGACGTGCCCGTGGGCGTGTTCCTGAGCGGAGGGGTCGACTCTTCGGCTGTTGCTGCTTTCGCCTCCACTCAGCTGGCGAAGGGCTCACTCTCGACCTTCACGATTGGGTTTGAGGAACCCAGCTTTGATGAATCCGCGCACGCCGCCCAAGTCGCGGCGCATCTCAACACCCGCCACCAACTCCGTACCCTTTCGATGGAGAAGGCGCGCACCCTGCTGCCTGAGATCGCGTCGAAGCTTGATGAGCCCATGGCGGACAGCTCGCTGTTGCCCACGCATCTCCTGAGCGGGTTCGCGCGCGAGCAGGTGACGGTGGCGTTGAGCGGGGATGGCGCGGACGAGCTTTTCGCCGGCTACGACCCGTTTTTGGCGCTTCGCCACGCGGCGACCTATCGCCGCTGGATGCCACGTGCGTTGCACCCGGCGATCGCGTGGGCGGCGGGGCGCCTTCCGGTTTCCCACCGGAACATGAGCCTGGATTTCAAACTCAAGCGCACCCTTCGGGGCCTTGGTGTGGCCGAGTCGCTCCAACTCCCGGTGTGGATGGCGCCGGTCCCCCCGGAAGCGTTGTCGGAGCTGCTCGGCCGGTCGCTCGACAGCGAGGATGTATTCAGCGAAGCGATACAGGCGTGGGAACGCTCGCAGGGCTTGGACCCGGTTGATCGCACTGTGCAGTTCTATTCCGACCTGTACCTTCGCGACGACATTCTCACCAAGGTGGATCGTGCGAGCATGATGCACGGGCTGGAGGTCCGGTCGCCGTTTCTCGACAAGGATGTGGTCGACTTTGCGAGGCGCCTTCCGAGCCGCCTGAAATGCGACGGCAAACAGACGAAGGTCTTGTTGAAGCGGGCGCTGGCGCCCCTCTTGCCCGCGGCAACGCTGACGCGTGCGAAGAAGGGCTTTGGGGTGCCCATTGGGGCCTGGTTCAAGACAGGCGCCCTGACCCTTGAGCCGGCGAAGGCATGGAATCCCCGCTTCGCCGCGGCGCGGCTGGCTGAGCATTGTGCGGGCCGCGCTGATGAACGCGCCTACCTGTGGTGCGAGTGGGTTCTCTCCGCATGGCGGGGCGCACAATGA
- a CDS encoding glycosyltransferase family 2 protein, with product MVGAPIPYRLRPCNTDIVTVVVPVYNEEGNITPLVRAIVKAMEDAGREFEIMLVNDGSSDGTAVEIGALAQTEPRLRALHLRSNYGQTTALVAGFHHAQGNVVVTLDGDLQNDPADIPLLLAKMDEGFDVVSGWRSDRKDDAIKRNLPSLLANRLISRATGVKLHDFGCALKAYRREVIRHMHLYGEMHRFIAIYAVLSGGRLGEVPVRHRARQLGKSKYGLERSFKVLFDLLVVLFLQRYAQKPMYLFGGFGVLSLGCSLLAALGAVYYKFLGGKSFIETPLPLISGTFMLVGTLCFLMGLLAELSIRTYHESQDKPTYLIARGDNIDPRYDAV from the coding sequence ATGGTTGGAGCACCTATCCCGTATCGCCTGCGGCCTTGCAATACCGACATTGTGACCGTGGTCGTTCCAGTGTACAACGAGGAAGGAAACATCACTCCGTTGGTCAGGGCCATCGTCAAAGCCATGGAAGACGCCGGCCGGGAGTTTGAGATCATGTTGGTCAATGACGGCAGCTCCGATGGGACGGCGGTTGAGATCGGCGCTTTGGCGCAGACCGAACCCAGGCTCCGGGCCCTTCATCTCCGTTCCAATTATGGGCAGACGACTGCCCTCGTCGCAGGGTTTCACCACGCGCAAGGCAACGTGGTCGTCACGCTTGACGGCGACCTCCAGAACGACCCTGCGGACATTCCCCTGCTACTCGCCAAAATGGACGAGGGTTTTGATGTGGTCTCAGGCTGGCGATCCGACCGTAAGGATGACGCAATCAAGCGCAACCTTCCCAGCCTTTTGGCGAACAGGCTTATCTCGCGCGCCACGGGAGTGAAGCTCCACGACTTCGGTTGTGCGCTGAAGGCCTATAGACGAGAGGTGATCCGACACATGCATTTGTATGGGGAGATGCATCGGTTCATCGCCATCTATGCCGTCCTCTCGGGCGGCAGGCTTGGGGAGGTTCCGGTGCGCCACCGGGCCCGCCAGTTGGGCAAATCCAAGTATGGACTGGAACGTTCCTTTAAGGTACTTTTCGACCTTCTCGTCGTTCTCTTCCTGCAGCGGTACGCACAGAAGCCCATGTACCTGTTTGGGGGCTTCGGTGTGTTGAGCTTGGGCTGCAGCCTCCTGGCGGCGCTCGGTGCCGTGTACTACAAGTTTCTGGGCGGGAAATCGTTCATCGAAACCCCGCTTCCCCTCATCTCGGGAACGTTCATGCTCGTCGGGACCCTCTGTTTTCTGATGGGATTGCTGGCCGAGTTGAGCATCCGTACATATCACGAGTCCCAGGACAAACCGACCTATCTCATAGCCCGTGGCGACAACATTGATCCGCGCTACGACGCGGTCTGA
- a CDS encoding TolC family protein, which translates to MLRITFGLGVAEAFLIIVSSTPVSAESPSALLPDEYLPELRTLLTQAVNQSPPTLRASLEVARARAQELVDSSAMWPTLSADIRWAAVESSIAGTSTQKNRNAGLFYTLSLYQPVFHWGALKAQSDIGKIETDIAEKRFEDTYRTLALTIRSQYLDLIQRKKGWNYSKFTLQQTEARFQALQQRRDAGAISAAELNEPRLKLAEARIAADRMEESFVQGCRTLAALCGVQTISADQVPDEFPKPEITEEQLQALYRLADSFDPGRTPQGAIYEMTMKQNRLSYRIARSRTLPKVGLSASASQQNSTTAFGGGITQSDVTQQMVGVAANWTIFDGFAARGQKLALLQQRRQLNNTISEYDRAQREKIDALRKQIGFAVRSLEISETRLNISNNSVAVVAAEVKSGHSSPDGLETVQSTARTTELTTLTYRTDFFAKVAEYLSTLGVDPALSAFEQRK; encoded by the coding sequence ATGCTTCGTATCACATTTGGCTTAGGAGTTGCCGAGGCGTTCCTCATTATCGTTTCGTCTACACCCGTGTCAGCAGAGTCCCCTTCGGCTCTGCTTCCCGATGAATACCTGCCTGAGTTGCGCACGCTTCTGACCCAAGCGGTCAACCAGTCGCCTCCCACATTGAGGGCCTCTCTGGAGGTTGCCCGCGCGCGCGCTCAGGAGTTGGTCGACAGCAGCGCAATGTGGCCGACCCTATCAGCCGATATACGTTGGGCCGCGGTGGAATCGAGTATCGCGGGGACCTCCACCCAAAAAAACCGTAATGCCGGATTGTTCTACACCCTGAGTCTGTATCAGCCAGTCTTTCATTGGGGAGCATTGAAGGCCCAGTCCGACATAGGCAAGATTGAGACGGATATTGCAGAGAAGCGTTTCGAGGACACCTACCGCACGCTCGCACTCACCATTCGATCCCAGTACCTCGACTTGATTCAGCGGAAAAAGGGTTGGAACTACAGCAAGTTCACACTCCAGCAAACCGAAGCCCGTTTCCAGGCGCTCCAACAACGCCGTGACGCCGGAGCGATATCCGCTGCAGAACTCAACGAGCCCCGATTGAAATTGGCTGAGGCACGCATTGCTGCGGATCGCATGGAGGAGTCCTTCGTTCAAGGTTGCCGTACCCTCGCGGCCCTGTGCGGCGTGCAAACCATCTCGGCTGACCAGGTGCCCGACGAGTTTCCGAAACCCGAGATCACAGAGGAACAATTGCAGGCTCTTTACCGTCTTGCTGACTCGTTCGATCCCGGCAGAACCCCTCAAGGCGCCATCTATGAGATGACGATGAAGCAGAACCGCCTGAGCTATCGGATCGCTCGCAGTCGCACGCTTCCCAAGGTCGGCCTTTCCGCTTCTGCCAGCCAGCAGAACAGCACAACTGCTTTTGGCGGCGGAATCACTCAGTCGGACGTAACCCAGCAGATGGTGGGTGTTGCGGCGAATTGGACCATTTTCGATGGCTTCGCCGCTCGCGGACAGAAGCTGGCGCTTCTCCAACAAAGGCGTCAGCTCAACAACACTATCTCCGAATACGATCGTGCTCAGCGCGAGAAGATTGATGCCTTGCGCAAGCAGATCGGTTTCGCCGTGCGCTCGCTTGAGATCTCGGAAACGCGCCTCAATATTTCAAACAATTCGGTTGCTGTCGTTGCGGCAGAGGTCAAGTCAGGGCACTCTTCTCCAGATGGGCTGGAAACCGTGCAATCAACAGCCCGTACAACCGAACTCACCACGCTTACCTATCGCACGGATTTCTTTGCCAAGGTCGCCGAATATCTCTCGACCCTCGGTGTTGATCCGGCGCTGAGCGCTTTCGAACAACGCAAGTAA
- a CDS encoding efflux RND transporter periplasmic adaptor subunit — MPILSRTTTRILLAAAAVAVLIFTAVYFTRPVARVQVVTGGTAINAVPGSVVVRAERDEQLRTEVSGKMLKTDMDDGKFVKEGEFLAQLDPGDLQLEIEKYEDDLTAVKRRVEVDKSAELELENAKAEFENATRIHKQGMMSDFDYQKQGRLLKQMTQKLEITGVANQQQIDSLENTLKTKKRQLEKMTVRAPFDCVISKVFVRQNALVTAGEPLAVLISVNRTVEAKISEENFSGVRVGQKAVVRFLGYEGTFEGVVEKMLPTADPETQRYLVHLDVQIDIARLIPGITGEVSIVIGERESKTLVPRRALFGHSVFVVKNGVVQARPVQLGFVSLNMVEVVGGLEPGEVIIVEQIDRFRNGQRVRTELKK; from the coding sequence ATGCCGATACTTTCGCGCACGACCACGCGCATTCTCCTGGCCGCCGCAGCCGTGGCGGTCCTCATTTTCACAGCCGTCTATTTTACGCGTCCAGTTGCGCGCGTTCAGGTCGTCACCGGAGGCACCGCGATCAACGCCGTCCCTGGCAGCGTGGTCGTCCGCGCTGAGCGCGACGAGCAACTCCGCACCGAGGTGAGCGGCAAGATGCTCAAAACGGACATGGACGATGGTAAGTTCGTCAAGGAAGGCGAATTTCTGGCGCAGCTCGATCCAGGGGATCTCCAGCTTGAGATTGAAAAATACGAGGATGATCTCACTGCAGTTAAGCGGCGTGTGGAGGTCGACAAGTCCGCCGAGCTTGAGCTCGAGAACGCAAAGGCGGAGTTCGAGAATGCGACCCGCATCCACAAGCAGGGCATGATGTCGGACTTCGATTATCAAAAGCAGGGCCGCCTGTTGAAACAGATGACCCAGAAACTTGAGATAACAGGAGTTGCCAATCAACAGCAGATCGACTCCCTGGAAAACACGCTTAAGACCAAGAAGCGGCAGCTGGAGAAGATGACCGTGCGCGCTCCTTTTGACTGCGTGATCTCCAAGGTTTTCGTGCGTCAAAATGCCCTCGTCACCGCGGGCGAGCCCCTGGCGGTTCTCATCTCTGTGAATAGGACTGTTGAGGCCAAGATCTCCGAGGAGAATTTCTCGGGCGTGCGTGTCGGGCAGAAAGCCGTTGTTCGTTTCCTTGGCTACGAAGGCACCTTCGAGGGGGTGGTGGAGAAGATGTTGCCGACAGCAGACCCGGAGACTCAACGGTACCTCGTGCATCTTGACGTCCAGATCGACATCGCTCGCCTGATCCCCGGTATTACGGGTGAGGTGAGCATCGTCATCGGCGAACGGGAGTCGAAGACCCTTGTTCCTCGCCGCGCACTTTTCGGCCACAGCGTGTTCGTCGTGAAGAATGGCGTTGTCCAGGCACGCCCGGTTCAACTCGGCTTTGTGAGTCTCAACATGGTTGAAGTCGTCGGCGGCCTCGAGCCGGGTGAAGTGATCATCGTCGAGCAAATCGACCGCTTCCGGAACGGGCAGCGCGTTCGCACGGAGCTGAAAAAGTAA
- a CDS encoding ABC transporter permease, with amino-acid sequence MSPNLRIAFRFLTAKKRAMAMSLSCIILGVGLFVVTQATTSGFEDFFIRTILGTNGALRIEDKIQDTLTSISLQGKEGDASFEYESRDGRKFIEGVAEPKLLIAALRQFENVAGISEVVTGSVVIRSNVKNESVKVYGVNIDDHLRVSDMARQIVEGSLADFRSSPASVMLGKEMARRLQTGVGDWIILEAMQQQRRYRVVALYETGVSDIDRVRVYLNMGEARSLLKMPTGSTFIQVNLFDKDRAPQDAERIEAVLRHSAASWQRREKTWLGVFRALRISTGITVSVFTLIAGLAMFNTLAMIVMEKTKDIAILRSMGYTREDITRIFLWQAAIVLAIGAVAGCFLGAVITFTVSKVPIHIRGIFATDTFIVAWSIWHYLAAVLISIVMVMVASLIPARRAARLEPGDVIRGTAQ; translated from the coding sequence ATGTCGCCAAACCTGCGGATCGCCTTCCGTTTTCTGACGGCCAAGAAGCGCGCCATGGCCATGAGCCTGTCGTGCATCATTTTGGGCGTGGGCCTCTTCGTGGTGACGCAGGCAACAACCAGCGGCTTCGAAGATTTCTTCATCCGCACGATCCTCGGCACAAACGGTGCCCTCCGGATCGAAGACAAGATTCAGGACACGCTCACGTCGATCTCCCTCCAGGGCAAGGAGGGCGACGCCTCCTTCGAGTATGAATCGCGCGACGGACGGAAATTCATCGAAGGCGTTGCGGAGCCAAAGCTCCTCATCGCCGCACTCCGCCAATTTGAGAATGTCGCGGGCATATCCGAGGTGGTCACAGGTTCCGTCGTTATTCGAAGTAACGTTAAAAACGAGTCGGTGAAGGTGTACGGCGTCAATATTGATGACCACCTGCGTGTATCCGATATGGCACGACAAATCGTCGAAGGATCGTTGGCCGATTTCCGCAGTTCACCGGCCTCCGTCATGTTGGGCAAGGAGATGGCCAGGCGCCTTCAGACCGGCGTCGGAGACTGGATCATTCTGGAGGCCATGCAGCAGCAGAGGCGTTACCGTGTCGTCGCCCTTTATGAAACCGGAGTCTCCGACATCGACCGTGTGCGCGTGTACCTGAACATGGGCGAGGCACGCTCGCTCCTCAAGATGCCCACCGGATCCACCTTTATCCAAGTCAACCTGTTCGACAAGGACCGCGCCCCGCAGGACGCCGAGCGCATCGAGGCGGTCCTTCGCCACAGTGCCGCCAGTTGGCAGCGGCGCGAGAAGACCTGGCTGGGTGTGTTTCGGGCACTGCGCATTTCCACTGGCATCACAGTCTCCGTTTTTACGCTCATCGCGGGCCTCGCCATGTTCAATACCCTAGCGATGATTGTGATGGAGAAGACCAAGGACATCGCGATTTTGCGGTCCATGGGCTACACCCGTGAGGACATCACGCGCATCTTCCTCTGGCAGGCTGCCATCGTGTTGGCGATTGGTGCCGTTGCAGGGTGCTTCCTGGGAGCTGTGATCACGTTCACCGTGTCGAAAGTTCCGATACACATCCGCGGTATCTTTGCGACGGATACGTTCATCGTCGCCTGGTCGATCTGGCACTACCTTGCCGCAGTACTAATCTCAATTGTCATGGTGATGGTCGCCAGCTTGATTCCGGCGCGGCGTGCGGCGCGTCTTGAGCCAGGTGATGTCATCCGGGGGACGGCGCAATAG
- a CDS encoding ABC transporter ATP-binding protein, translating into MNPNSTVAIRCENLNRYLGQGEGRVHVLRGVSFEARAGDVYAIVGPSGCGKSTLLYLLGLLDRPDGGQIWIKDRLMSNSSDLDRTAARGEHIGFVFQFHFLMLEFSALENVMMPMRKLGKLGEEEMKARAHMLLDSVGLGQKTHRLGTQLSGGEQQRVAIARALANQPAIILADEPTGNLDVKNSTLVFDLMTRLAKENGQAIVLVTHNPEIANRCDHVRPMRDGLFV; encoded by the coding sequence TTGAATCCGAATTCCACCGTCGCCATCCGCTGCGAGAACCTGAACCGATACCTCGGTCAGGGGGAGGGGAGGGTGCATGTGCTGCGGGGGGTGTCGTTTGAGGCGCGTGCGGGCGACGTCTATGCCATCGTGGGACCCTCAGGCTGTGGGAAAAGTACGCTTCTCTACCTCCTTGGCCTTCTCGATAGGCCGGATGGCGGCCAGATATGGATCAAGGATCGGCTTATGTCCAACAGTTCGGACCTTGACCGGACTGCAGCACGGGGAGAACACATCGGTTTTGTTTTTCAGTTTCACTTCCTGATGCTGGAGTTTTCCGCTCTGGAAAACGTCATGATGCCCATGCGAAAGCTCGGCAAACTGGGAGAGGAGGAGATGAAGGCGCGGGCGCACATGCTGCTCGACTCCGTGGGTCTCGGACAAAAGACGCACCGGCTCGGCACTCAACTCTCTGGCGGAGAGCAACAGCGTGTTGCGATCGCACGCGCCCTCGCCAACCAACCAGCCATCATTCTTGCAGACGAACCAACCGGAAACTTGGACGTCAAAAACTCGACCTTGGTATTCGATTTGATGACCCGCCTGGCCAAAGAGAACGGTCAGGCCATTGTGCTCGTGACTCACAACCCTGAAATCGCGAACCGCTGCGACCACGTGAGGCCGATGCGCGATGGGTTATTCGTGTAG